Proteins encoded together in one Musa acuminata AAA Group cultivar baxijiao chromosome BXJ3-6, Cavendish_Baxijiao_AAA, whole genome shotgun sequence window:
- the LOC103990198 gene encoding cytochrome P450 86A1, which produces MAGIIQAIQQQQQRQVEGDSLRLLLAALVVALAVSTYLTWFWALTRRLNGPKVWPFFGSLPGLVANRARMHDWISDNLRATGEAATYQTCILPLPLLARRQGLVTVTCHPRNLEHVLRSRFENYPKGPQMQAAFHDLLGRGIFNSDGETWLIQRKTAALEFTTRTLRQAMARWTNRSIKDRLWRILADRCGDGKAVDLQDLLLRLTFDNICGLTFGKDPETLSPGLPHNAFTAAFDAATEATLQRLLFPGFFWRLKKALRLGSEQRLRKSLEVVDQHMATAIAERKLAPSDDLLSRFMKKRDADGNAFSSSVLQRIALNFLLAGRDTSSVALSWFFWTVMRRPDVEKKLVDEMTAVLTDTRGPDTATWLAEPMRFDELDRLVHLKAALQETLRLYPSVPQDTKYVVADDVLPDGTVVPAGSTVTYSIYSVGRMESIWGKDCREFRPERWLSAEGDRFEPAKDPYQFVAFNGGPRTCLGKDLADLQMKSIASAVLLRYRLELVPGHRVQQKMSLTLFMKNGLRVYVRPRSHGDDARHPCPSPDQVSVSSTATTTAVAA; this is translated from the coding sequence AGGTGATAGCCTCCGCTTGCTGCTGGCGGCGCTCGTGGTGGCTTTGGCGGTGTCGACCTACCTGACGTGGTTCTGGGCGCTCACGCGGCGGCTGAACGGCCCCAAGGTGTGGCCATTTTTTGGCAGCCTTCCGGGTCTCGTCGCCAACCGTGCCCGCATGCACGACTGGATCTCCGACAACCTCCGGGCCACCGGCGAAGCTGCCACCTACCAGACCTGCATCCTGCCGCTGCCTCTCCTTGCTCGCCGTCAGGGGCTGGTGACGGTCACTTGCCACCCCCGGAACTTGGAGCACGTCCTGCGCAGCCGCTTCGAGAACTACCCCAAGGGCCCCCAGATGCAGGCCGCCTTCCACGACCTGCTCGGCCGCGGCATCTTCAACTCCGACGGCGAGACGTGGCTCATCCAGCGCAAGACCGCCGCCCTCGAGTTTACCACCCGCACCCTTCGCCAAGCCATGGCCCGATGGACGAACCGCTCCATTAAGGACCGCCTCTGGCGCATCCTTGCTGACCGCTGCGGTGACGGGAAAGCCGTCGACCTCCAggacctcctcctccgcctcaccTTCGACAACATCTGCGGTCTCACCTTTGGCAAGGACCCCGAGACGCTGTCCCCAGGCCTCCCCCACAACGCCTTTACCGCGGCCTTCGACGCTGCCACCGAGGCCACCCTCCAGCGCTTGCTGTTCCCTGGCTTCTTCTGGCGCTTGAAGAAGGCCCTGCGCCTCGGAAGCGAACAGAGGCTGCGGAAGAGCCTCGAGGTAGTCGACCAGCACATGGCCACGGCCATCGCGGAGCGCAAGCTAGCCCCCTCCGACGACCTGCTCTCCCGGTTCATGAAGAAGCGCGACGCCGACGGCAACGCCTTCTCGTCCTCGGTTCTCCAGCGTATCGCCCTCAATTTCTTGCTCGCCGGGCGCGACACCTCATCCGTCGCCCTCAGCTGGTTCTTCTGGACTGTAATGCGGCGGCCCGACGTGGAGAAGAAGCTTGTGGACGAGATGACGGCGGTACTGACGGATACCCGCGGGCCGGACACAGCCACGTGGTTAGCGGAGCCGATGAGATTCGACGAGCTGGACCGGCTGGTGCACCTGAAGGCGGCACTGCAGGAGACCCTGCGACTGTACCCGTCAGTGCCGCAGGACACCAAGTACGTGGTCGCCGACGACGTCCTGCCGGACGGGACCGTAGTGCCGGCGGGTTCGACCGTCACCTACTCCATCTACTCAGTGGGGAGAATGGAGTCGATATGGGGGAAGGACTGCAGAGAGTTCCGTCCAGAGAGGTGGCTGTCGGCCGAGGGGGACCGATTCGAGCCGGCCAAGGATCCATATCAGTTCGTGGCGTTCAACGGCGGGCCGAGGACCTGCCTGGGGAAGGATCTAGCCGACCTCCAAATGAAGTCCATCGCATCAGCGGTGCTGCTCCGCTACCGCCTGGAGCTCGTGCCGGGCCACCGGGTGCAGCAGAAGATGTCCCTCACCCTCTTCATGAAGAACGGGCTTCGAGTCTACGTGCGACCAAGAAGCCACGGCGACGACGCCCGCCATCCGTGCCCGTCTCCGGATCAAGTGAGTGTTTCATCGACTGCTAccaccaccgctgtcgctgcttaA